Proteins co-encoded in one Leucobacter exalbidus genomic window:
- a CDS encoding HPP family protein encodes MSRRPKNPQSNKSKPKGEEPSPAAKRKQMFLAIGMGLAVGLVLSLITQFWLWLPAGLAMGLATGAIMRPPAE; translated from the coding sequence ATGAGTCGTCGCCCCAAGAACCCGCAGTCCAACAAGTCCAAGCCCAAAGGTGAGGAGCCCTCGCCCGCAGCGAAGCGCAAGCAGATGTTTTTGGCGATCGGGATGGGCCTGGCCGTGGGCCTCGTGCTGAGCCTGATCACTCAGTTTTGGCTCTGGCTTCCTGCCGGGTTGGCGATGGGCTTGGCGACCGGCGCGATCATGAGGCCACCGGCCGAGTAA
- a CDS encoding ABC transporter permease subunit, with protein sequence MRHNRTLGVASRLISVVALLLVAGALPWLSQRDPAASVLRARYAELEPTAQALASVRAELGLDAGPVAMSVNWWLGVLRGDLGHSWVSGGEIGAGVWHALAVSATLTGFALLVAALVAAALVAPAALRILRDAPQRGSGAAGVALTALPEFLLASALLVVIAVQLRWLPPYGWTGLETAILPALALGIPGGGLLGRLLVDAIGGVAEAPWVRVWRLAGAPAHVVLGGVLRRAAAAVIDQVGLVLIGMLGGAVAVEQVFAIPGLGRYLLGAANAQDLPALQAGVLLMALAATAVGVGSGIARRALLGGPLAPGAIPAPPEPRGDGRVARYAAITALAGLALILVCGLPRDPYALAHDRLALPSASLPFGADASGRDLLARVAHGTVSTLGPALAIVLVATLVGVVLALLGEAARGPAEIANATPPILAGVIIAALLGPSVGGAALAVLWVTWPPLTAHAAALIDEATATPYVRWLPLTGVSRAEIWGRHVLPAVAPALLRHGMLRLPGVALALAALGFLGLGAQPPLPDWGLLLAEGIDYVERAPWSTAAPAAALILTSVCAVAIAGLRALGRWRARGDARSGSQPASSQQVSAAAHQAQRVVLAYESSPQEPAVQQVQAQR encoded by the coding sequence ATGCGACACAACCGCACCCTCGGGGTGGCCTCCCGCCTCATCAGCGTGGTCGCCCTGCTGCTGGTGGCCGGCGCGCTGCCCTGGCTGTCACAGCGCGACCCCGCGGCCTCGGTGCTGCGGGCCAGATACGCCGAGCTCGAACCCACCGCGCAGGCGCTCGCCTCGGTGCGCGCCGAGCTGGGTCTCGACGCCGGGCCCGTGGCCATGAGCGTGAACTGGTGGCTGGGGGTGCTGCGCGGCGACCTCGGTCACTCGTGGGTGAGCGGCGGCGAGATCGGCGCGGGCGTGTGGCACGCGCTCGCCGTGTCGGCCACGCTCACCGGGTTCGCCCTCTTGGTTGCGGCGTTGGTGGCAGCGGCGCTGGTTGCCCCGGCCGCGCTACGCATTCTGCGCGACGCACCCCAACGCGGATCAGGCGCCGCCGGCGTTGCTCTTACCGCGCTGCCCGAGTTTCTGCTCGCAAGCGCACTGCTGGTGGTGATCGCGGTGCAACTGCGGTGGCTGCCACCGTATGGCTGGACGGGCCTCGAGACCGCGATTTTGCCCGCGCTCGCCCTCGGCATTCCCGGTGGCGGGCTGCTGGGACGGTTGCTGGTCGACGCGATTGGGGGCGTGGCCGAGGCCCCCTGGGTGCGGGTGTGGCGACTCGCTGGCGCCCCCGCCCACGTGGTGCTCGGCGGCGTGCTGCGCCGTGCCGCCGCCGCGGTCATCGACCAGGTAGGGCTCGTGTTGATTGGCATGCTGGGCGGGGCGGTGGCCGTCGAGCAGGTGTTCGCGATCCCGGGGCTCGGGCGCTACCTGCTGGGCGCCGCGAACGCGCAAGATTTGCCGGCGCTGCAGGCCGGCGTGCTGCTGATGGCGCTGGCGGCAACGGCCGTGGGCGTGGGCTCGGGCATTGCCCGGCGTGCGCTGCTGGGCGGGCCGCTCGCGCCCGGCGCGATTCCTGCCCCACCCGAGCCGCGTGGTGACGGCCGGGTCGCGCGCTACGCTGCGATCACTGCGCTGGCCGGGCTCGCACTGATTTTGGTGTGCGGGCTGCCGCGCGACCCCTACGCGCTCGCCCATGACCGCCTGGCCCTGCCCAGCGCGAGCCTGCCATTCGGCGCCGACGCGAGCGGCCGCGATCTGCTTGCGCGGGTGGCCCACGGCACCGTATCGACGCTCGGGCCGGCACTCGCGATTGTGCTCGTGGCCACGCTCGTGGGGGTGGTGCTCGCGCTGCTGGGGGAGGCCGCGCGCGGCCCCGCCGAGATTGCGAATGCCACGCCCCCGATTCTCGCGGGCGTGATCATCGCCGCCCTGCTCGGCCCCTCGGTCGGCGGAGCCGCGCTCGCCGTGCTGTGGGTCACCTGGCCGCCGCTGACCGCGCACGCCGCGGCGCTGATCGACGAAGCCACGGCGACGCCCTATGTCAGGTGGCTGCCGCTGACCGGGGTGTCTCGGGCCGAAATTTGGGGCCGGCACGTGCTGCCCGCGGTCGCCCCCGCGCTGCTGCGCCACGGCATGCTGCGCCTGCCCGGCGTCGCCCTCGCCCTCGCGGCCCTCGGATTCTTGGGCCTCGGGGCGCAACCCCCGCTGCCCGATTGGGGGCTGCTGTTGGCCGAGGGCATCGACTATGTCGAGCGCGCTCCCTGGAGCACCGCGGCTCCGGCCGCCGCGCTGATCCTCACCTCGGTGTGCGCGGTGGCGATCGCGGGGCTGCGCGCCCTCGGGCGCTGGCGGGCACGGGGCGATGCTCGATCCGGATCACAGCCTGCCTCATCCCAGCAGGTGTCTGCCGCCGCCCATCAGGCGCAGCGCGTAGTCTTGGCGTATGAGTCGTCGCCCCAAGAACCCGCAGTCCAACAAGTCCAAGCCCAAAGGTGA
- a CDS encoding class I SAM-dependent methyltransferase: MHLTASLTALTLPELPAGTASVDVYFDDARVWSIDVRERANGASTSQPVPGGEVEWPAALLPYLVGSARVSLTDSASGAELAGAETQFTKAPQRTRVIDASGATLVINKWGRLGVALEVMGDEVQTRIVQRAAELVDFLAARGLRPFVVGGTLLGAVRSQSLLPHDDDADIAYLSTHTDPVEVAAEAFRLGHAIAAAGYEVRRHSAAHLQLMFRDEAGALQHYIDVFTAFFTADGCVNQPFHVRDATRVDQMLPFGTVRINDTDFPAPADTEHWLTINYDKNWRTPIPGYQLVTPDATRRRFNNWFGAFNLHREFWDEHFSGDPLAEAREAEWAAGRWWLETGDAHAPTLIELGSGAGTLTRAFAAQRPSRRVIGADFCEIALAQASNWGEQHDPDHHTPPEYAHANLYRVTALALPHDVGVVGAFDLVANHLLEQLGHLGREQVWRLARMALATGGSARFTFHEKHAVDVTFEDPTGWHLSRAQLETEAQRFGLALTFRSLGGSREATGTTVSLAQPTAPYSPLPERLPMTSPARHRIKSRLRRLFSPSVSGIADELQHERDRVTALEHEIDELRRDSLRIAELTDVLEQRLTPAPGAEAPDALK; the protein is encoded by the coding sequence ATGCATCTGACTGCTTCTCTCACCGCGCTTACGCTCCCCGAACTGCCCGCCGGCACCGCGTCTGTTGACGTGTACTTTGACGACGCCCGCGTGTGGTCCATCGACGTGCGCGAACGGGCGAACGGCGCTTCGACATCGCAGCCGGTACCGGGGGGCGAGGTCGAGTGGCCCGCCGCGCTGTTGCCGTACCTCGTGGGCTCTGCCCGCGTCAGCCTCACCGATTCGGCCTCTGGCGCAGAGCTCGCGGGCGCCGAAACACAGTTCACGAAGGCTCCGCAGCGCACCCGCGTGATCGACGCGTCGGGCGCCACGCTCGTGATCAATAAATGGGGGCGGCTCGGAGTCGCCCTCGAGGTCATGGGCGACGAGGTGCAAACTCGCATTGTGCAGCGCGCCGCCGAGCTCGTCGATTTCCTCGCCGCGCGCGGGCTGCGCCCGTTCGTGGTGGGCGGCACACTGTTGGGGGCGGTGCGTTCGCAGTCGCTGCTGCCCCACGATGACGACGCCGATATCGCGTATCTGTCGACGCACACCGACCCCGTTGAGGTGGCCGCTGAGGCATTCCGCCTCGGTCACGCCATCGCGGCCGCGGGCTACGAGGTGCGGCGCCACAGCGCGGCTCACCTGCAGCTGATGTTCCGCGATGAGGCGGGTGCGCTTCAGCACTATATTGACGTGTTCACCGCGTTCTTCACGGCAGACGGCTGCGTTAATCAACCGTTTCACGTGCGCGATGCGACCCGGGTCGACCAGATGCTGCCCTTTGGCACGGTGCGCATCAACGACACCGATTTTCCGGCCCCCGCCGACACCGAGCACTGGCTCACCATCAACTACGACAAGAACTGGCGCACCCCCATTCCGGGCTACCAGCTCGTCACCCCCGATGCCACGCGGCGGCGCTTCAACAACTGGTTTGGTGCGTTCAACCTGCACCGCGAGTTTTGGGACGAGCATTTCTCGGGCGACCCGCTGGCCGAGGCGCGCGAGGCCGAATGGGCTGCGGGGCGCTGGTGGCTGGAGACCGGCGACGCACACGCCCCCACGCTGATCGAGCTGGGATCGGGCGCGGGCACCCTCACGCGCGCGTTCGCGGCGCAGCGCCCCTCGCGCCGCGTGATCGGCGCCGATTTCTGCGAAATTGCGCTCGCCCAAGCTTCGAACTGGGGTGAGCAGCATGATCCGGATCATCATACGCCGCCCGAATACGCCCATGCCAATCTGTATCGCGTGACCGCCCTCGCGTTGCCGCATGATGTGGGCGTCGTCGGCGCTTTCGACCTCGTTGCGAATCACCTGCTCGAACAGCTCGGGCATTTGGGTCGCGAGCAGGTGTGGCGGCTGGCCCGCATGGCGCTGGCCACCGGCGGCTCAGCGCGGTTCACGTTTCACGAGAAACACGCTGTTGATGTCACCTTTGAGGATCCGACCGGGTGGCATCTCAGCCGCGCACAGCTCGAAACAGAAGCCCAACGGTTTGGGCTCGCGCTCACCTTCAGATCGCTCGGCGGCAGCCGCGAAGCCACCGGCACCACGGTGTCGCTCGCGCAGCCGACCGCCCCGTATTCACCGCTCCCAGAGAGGCTCCCCATGACCAGCCCCGCCCGCCACCGCATCAAGTCACGGCTGCGGCGTCTCTTCAGCCCCAGCGTTTCAGGCATCGCAGATGAACTGCAGCATGAACGCGATCGCGTCACCGCGCTGGAGCACGAAATCGACGAGCTGCGCCGCGATAGCCTACGCATCGCCGAACTCACCGATGTGCTTGAGCAGCGGCTCACGCCCGCGCCGGGCGCTGAAGCACCCGACGCGCTGAAGTAA
- the ilvA gene encoding threonine ammonia-lyase, which yields MAEVYTAPTLAEFERALEVVHRVTRRTPLESSRFLAESLGVSRVYMKCENLQRTGAYKLRGAFNRLNQLTEEERARGVVAASAGNHAQGVAYAARELGIKATIFMPLGVALPKLQATKGYGADVQLVGASFDETNQAAQTFVAETGAVFIPPFDDDAVIAGQGTVALEMLAVAPEIETFVVPIGGGGLIAGVAAAAKQWAAANGRTIRVIGVQAENAAPYPASLAAGEPITIQTKSTIADGIAVARPGVRNFDVVNKYVDQVVTVSDDDIARAIVMLLERAKLVVEPAGAAGVAAILAGKVSATGVTATVLSGGNIDPLLLQRVIGHGLAASARYTKLRILLPDKPGQLVRTATIVAENNANVVEVIHTRHATELPVSEVELELHVETRSLEHGEQVAQALRDAGYVVRVGERY from the coding sequence ATGGCCGAGGTTTACACCGCACCCACACTGGCCGAGTTCGAACGAGCCCTTGAGGTGGTGCACCGTGTGACGCGGCGTACGCCCCTCGAGTCTTCTCGTTTTCTCGCCGAAAGCCTGGGGGTATCGCGCGTCTACATGAAGTGCGAGAACCTGCAGCGCACCGGTGCGTACAAGCTGCGTGGCGCATTCAACCGCCTGAACCAGCTCACCGAAGAAGAGCGGGCCCGCGGCGTTGTCGCCGCGTCTGCCGGCAACCACGCCCAGGGCGTGGCCTACGCGGCGCGCGAGCTCGGCATCAAGGCGACCATTTTCATGCCGCTCGGTGTCGCGCTGCCCAAGCTGCAGGCCACGAAGGGCTACGGCGCTGACGTGCAGCTCGTTGGCGCAAGCTTTGACGAGACCAACCAGGCCGCACAGACATTCGTCGCCGAAACTGGTGCGGTGTTTATTCCGCCGTTCGACGACGACGCAGTCATCGCAGGCCAGGGCACGGTCGCCCTTGAGATGCTCGCGGTCGCCCCCGAGATCGAAACGTTCGTGGTGCCCATCGGTGGCGGCGGGCTTATCGCCGGTGTCGCTGCAGCGGCCAAGCAATGGGCTGCTGCCAACGGCCGCACCATCAGGGTCATCGGCGTGCAGGCCGAGAACGCCGCGCCCTACCCCGCGTCGCTCGCGGCTGGCGAACCGATCACGATTCAGACCAAGTCGACGATCGCCGACGGTATCGCGGTCGCCCGCCCGGGTGTGCGCAACTTCGACGTCGTGAACAAGTACGTCGACCAGGTTGTCACCGTCAGCGATGACGACATCGCACGCGCCATCGTGATGCTGCTCGAGCGTGCCAAGCTGGTGGTCGAACCCGCTGGTGCGGCCGGTGTCGCGGCGATTCTCGCGGGCAAGGTTTCGGCCACCGGCGTCACCGCCACGGTGCTCTCTGGCGGCAACATTGACCCGCTGCTGCTGCAGCGCGTGATTGGTCACGGCCTCGCGGCGTCTGCGCGCTACACCAAGCTGCGCATCCTGCTGCCCGACAAGCCCGGTCAGCTGGTGCGCACCGCCACCATCGTCGCCGAGAACAACGCGAACGTGGTGGAGGTCATTCACACCCGCCACGCGACTGAGCTGCCCGTCAGCGAGGTGGAGCTCGAGCTGCACGTTGAGACCCGCAGTCTCGAGCACGGTGAGCAGGTGGCGCAGGCACTGCGCGACGCGGGCTACGTGGTGCGTGTGGGCGAGCGCTACTAG
- a CDS encoding siderophore-interacting protein — protein sequence MTQNIVPPRRRGGVPRALTVVRTEQLSPHLVRVHLGGEGFAAFLSAADPERVARTDKYVKLLFAKPELGLQHPYDLEVLREQLPLADLPVNRTYTVRSIDEAAGTMALDFVVHGSDGIAGPWAATAQPGDVVTLSGPGGQFLPSADATLPRLYLGDESAIPAIAAALEALPAAATGLVLIEVGDAGDELQLEAPAGVEVRWLHRAPVQPEAGTEPAAPAVHGTVLVAAARELPQPEVHPEVFAHGERDAMKQLRLLLHNGWGIERRALSLSAYWALGRAEDGFQAEKREAVGQIFPEA from the coding sequence ATGACGCAAAACATTGTTCCGCCTCGTCGCCGAGGCGGGGTTCCGCGCGCCCTCACCGTGGTGCGCACCGAGCAGTTGAGCCCGCACCTCGTGCGCGTGCATTTGGGCGGAGAGGGCTTCGCAGCGTTTCTTAGCGCGGCCGATCCCGAACGCGTGGCGCGCACCGACAAGTACGTGAAGCTCTTGTTTGCGAAGCCCGAGCTGGGGCTGCAGCATCCCTACGATCTCGAGGTGTTGCGCGAGCAGCTTCCGTTGGCTGATCTGCCCGTCAACCGCACGTACACGGTGCGGTCGATCGACGAGGCCGCCGGCACCATGGCCCTCGACTTTGTGGTGCACGGCAGCGATGGCATCGCTGGGCCATGGGCGGCGACCGCGCAGCCCGGCGATGTGGTGACGCTGTCGGGCCCCGGCGGGCAGTTTCTGCCGTCGGCCGACGCAACGCTCCCCCGGCTGTACCTCGGCGATGAATCGGCGATCCCCGCCATTGCCGCGGCGCTCGAGGCGCTGCCTGCGGCTGCCACCGGGCTCGTACTCATCGAGGTGGGTGACGCCGGCGATGAGCTGCAGCTCGAGGCTCCCGCGGGGGTCGAGGTGCGCTGGCTGCACCGCGCTCCTGTACAACCAGAAGCAGGCACGGAACCCGCCGCACCCGCGGTGCACGGCACCGTGCTCGTGGCGGCCGCGCGCGAGCTGCCGCAGCCTGAGGTGCACCCCGAGGTGTTCGCACACGGTGAGCGTGACGCGATGAAGCAGCTGCGCCTACTGCTGCACAATGGCTGGGGAATCGAACGCCGAGCGCTCTCGCTGTCGGCATACTGGGCCCTCGGCCGCGCCGAAGACGGGTTCCAGGCCGAGAAGCGTGAAGCTGTGGGGCAGATCTTCCCCGAGGCGTAG
- a CDS encoding NAD(P)/FAD-dependent oxidoreductase yields the protein MKPTIFETHRPAAKIVEDSLSDTKLGCFWVEDVADSAARYPVLAQDARVDDVVVGGGYAGLWTAIKLKTEHPERRVMLLEAVQIGWAASGRNGGFCEASITHGEPNAESRWPNETGVLSRLGYENLDAMERFFAEHELDVDFERTGQLAVANAPHQVDWLGESDDPTVEVLNAEEVQGRINSPTFLGGEFAPRENANLHPAKLAAELARHAAKIGVEIHEGTPVKNLEGSTDTPMRLTTDGGIVTAERVALCTNVFPSLLKRYRFHTVPVYDYVLMTEPLTDEQLASIGWDGREGLADMANQFHYSRLTADNRILWGGYDAVYFSGGKIKRQYEDRIETHRKLASHFFTTFPQLAGVKFSHRWAGVIDTSTRFCAFFGQAYGGRVQYVAGFTGLGVGSTHFAADVLVDRFEGRITERTELEMVRQVPLPFPPEPAASIGINATRWALDRADHNDGKRNVLLKTLDALGLGFDS from the coding sequence ATGAAACCCACCATTTTTGAAACACACCGCCCCGCAGCGAAGATCGTTGAAGACTCACTCTCAGACACGAAGCTGGGCTGCTTCTGGGTCGAAGATGTGGCAGATTCTGCCGCACGCTACCCCGTGCTTGCCCAAGACGCACGCGTCGATGACGTCGTCGTGGGCGGTGGCTACGCGGGCCTGTGGACCGCGATCAAGCTGAAGACCGAGCACCCCGAGCGCCGCGTCATGCTGCTTGAGGCCGTGCAAATCGGCTGGGCCGCATCGGGCCGCAACGGTGGCTTCTGCGAGGCCAGCATCACCCACGGTGAGCCCAACGCCGAATCGCGGTGGCCCAACGAAACCGGCGTGCTCAGCCGACTCGGCTACGAAAACCTCGACGCCATGGAGCGGTTCTTCGCCGAGCACGAGCTCGACGTCGATTTTGAGCGCACCGGTCAGCTCGCCGTTGCCAACGCCCCCCACCAGGTAGATTGGCTGGGCGAGAGCGACGACCCCACCGTTGAAGTGCTGAACGCTGAAGAGGTGCAGGGCCGCATCAACTCGCCCACCTTCTTGGGCGGCGAATTTGCACCCCGCGAAAACGCTAACCTGCACCCCGCGAAGCTGGCCGCCGAACTCGCGCGTCACGCCGCGAAGATCGGCGTCGAGATTCACGAGGGCACCCCCGTGAAGAACCTCGAAGGATCGACCGATACCCCCATGCGGCTCACCACCGACGGCGGCATCGTCACCGCCGAGCGCGTGGCACTGTGCACGAACGTGTTTCCGTCGCTGCTCAAGCGCTACCGGTTCCACACCGTACCGGTGTACGACTACGTGCTGATGACCGAGCCACTCACCGACGAACAGCTCGCCTCCATCGGCTGGGACGGCCGCGAAGGCCTCGCCGATATGGCGAACCAGTTTCACTACTCGCGTCTCACCGCCGATAACCGCATTCTGTGGGGCGGCTACGACGCGGTCTACTTCTCGGGCGGCAAAATCAAGCGCCAGTACGAAGACCGCATCGAAACGCACCGCAAACTGGCGAGCCACTTCTTCACCACCTTCCCGCAGCTCGCGGGCGTGAAGTTCAGCCACCGCTGGGCCGGCGTCATCGACACTTCCACCCGCTTCTGCGCCTTCTTCGGCCAGGCATACGGGGGACGCGTGCAGTACGTTGCCGGGTTCACCGGCCTGGGCGTGGGCTCCACCCACTTCGCCGCAGACGTGCTCGTCGACCGGTTCGAGGGGCGCATCACCGAGCGCACCGAGCTTGAGATGGTGAGGCAGGTGCCACTGCCCTTCCCGCCCGAGCCCGCAGCCTCGATCGGCATCAACGCCACGAGGTGGGCCCTCGACCGCGCCGACCACAATGACGGCAAGCGCAACGTCCTGTTGAAAACGCTTGACGCCCTCGGCCTGGGCTTCGACTCGTGA
- a CDS encoding AI-2E family transporter: MEERRSDTNPTESAEQELPLGVRIAAAWSWRLIMIALALAGVLWLIVQVRIIVIPVLVAILLTALLSPVVRWFEKHGAPKWFGVLVAMASFVAAVWVLITLIVTQMRNGLQDLSTRSTEVWQDMLTWVEHNSFGISADQIDSFGTQLMKTIEGHQSEIWNGALGVATSATQFVTGLLLTIFSLIFMLIDGKRIWYWVLGFLPANAHAPVDAAGSAGWVSTGQYVRVQIFVAFVDAVGIGVGAALLGVPMPIPIAILVFLGSFIPFLGAISTGLLAAFVALVYNGPVNALIMLGVVILVNQIEGHVLQPLVMGSAVRVHPLGVVLAVSTGALLAGIPGALFAVPVAASANAVVNTLVKREWVPGIDPVAEYHRRENTRSTAKKRARSFARFTRKEGH, from the coding sequence GTGGAAGAGCGCAGAAGCGATACCAACCCCACCGAGAGCGCGGAGCAAGAGCTCCCTCTGGGTGTGAGAATTGCTGCTGCCTGGTCGTGGCGTTTGATCATGATTGCCCTCGCTTTGGCGGGGGTGCTGTGGCTCATCGTGCAGGTGCGAATCATTGTGATTCCCGTGCTTGTGGCCATTTTGCTCACCGCGTTGCTGTCACCCGTGGTGCGGTGGTTTGAGAAGCACGGCGCACCCAAATGGTTTGGTGTGCTCGTCGCCATGGCCTCATTCGTGGCCGCGGTGTGGGTGCTGATCACCCTGATCGTGACGCAAATGCGCAACGGGCTGCAAGACCTGAGCACGCGCTCGACCGAGGTCTGGCAAGACATGCTGACCTGGGTTGAGCACAACTCGTTTGGTATTTCGGCCGATCAGATTGATTCGTTTGGCACCCAGCTCATGAAGACGATCGAGGGCCACCAGTCTGAGATCTGGAACGGTGCCCTGGGGGTTGCGACCTCTGCGACGCAGTTCGTCACCGGCCTGCTGCTCACTATTTTCTCGCTGATCTTTATGCTGATCGACGGCAAGCGTATTTGGTACTGGGTGCTTGGCTTCTTGCCGGCGAACGCCCACGCCCCCGTCGATGCCGCCGGCAGCGCCGGTTGGGTGTCGACCGGCCAGTACGTACGCGTGCAGATCTTCGTCGCGTTCGTTGATGCCGTTGGCATCGGCGTGGGCGCGGCGCTGCTCGGGGTGCCGATGCCGATTCCGATCGCCATTCTCGTGTTCTTGGGATCGTTCATTCCGTTTCTCGGTGCGATCTCGACGGGCCTGCTCGCCGCCTTCGTGGCGCTCGTTTACAACGGCCCGGTCAACGCCCTCATCATGCTGGGCGTGGTGATTCTCGTCAACCAAATCGAGGGCCACGTGCTGCAGCCGCTCGTCATGGGCAGCGCGGTGCGCGTGCACCCCCTGGGTGTCGTGCTCGCCGTATCAACGGGTGCACTGCTCGCCGGTATCCCCGGTGCCCTGTTCGCCGTGCCCGTCGCGGCCTCGGCCAACGCAGTGGTGAACACGCTCGTGAAACGAGAATGGGTGCCCGGGATCGACCCGGTCGCAGAGTATCACCGACGCGAAAATACGCGCTCTACCGCTAAAAAACGCGCACGTTCATTCGCACGATTTACCCGCAAGGAAGGACACTGA
- the glf gene encoding UDP-galactopyranose mutase gives MDLLVVGSGFFGLTIAERAAAAGKKVVVIDRRSHIGGNAYSQAEPETGIEVHTYGAHLFHTSNETVWEYVNRFTSFTGYVHKVYSNFKGEVYPLPINLGTINQFFRASHGPDAARALIAEQAEEFDTKEAKNLEEKGISLIGRPLYEAFIRDYTSKQWQTPTTELPAEIISRLPVRYTYDNRYFSDKYEGLPVDGYTAWIEKMADHPNIEVRLNTDFFDESQPLNKKDVVGKVPVVYTGPVDRYFDYAEGELGWRTLDFEQEVLPTGDFQGTSVMNYAGADVPYTRIHEFRHFHPERDYPTDKTVIMREFSRFATREDEPYYPVNTPEDRERLLKYRALTDGETGVYFGGRLGTYQYLDMHMAIGSALSMYNNKLEGTL, from the coding sequence ATGGATCTTCTCGTAGTCGGATCAGGTTTCTTTGGACTCACCATTGCCGAGCGCGCAGCCGCCGCAGGCAAGAAGGTGGTTGTAATCGATCGACGCTCACATATCGGCGGTAACGCATACTCGCAGGCGGAGCCCGAAACGGGCATCGAAGTGCACACGTATGGCGCCCACCTCTTCCACACCTCAAACGAGACCGTGTGGGAGTACGTGAACCGCTTCACCAGCTTCACCGGTTACGTGCACAAGGTGTACTCGAACTTCAAGGGCGAGGTGTACCCGCTGCCCATCAACCTGGGCACGATCAACCAGTTCTTCCGCGCCTCACACGGCCCCGACGCCGCACGCGCGCTGATCGCCGAGCAGGCCGAAGAGTTCGACACGAAGGAAGCAAAGAACCTCGAGGAGAAGGGCATCTCGCTGATCGGGCGCCCCCTCTACGAAGCGTTCATTCGCGACTACACGTCGAAGCAGTGGCAGACGCCCACCACCGAGCTGCCCGCCGAGATCATCTCGCGCCTGCCCGTGCGCTACACCTACGACAACCGCTACTTCAGCGACAAGTACGAGGGCCTGCCCGTTGACGGCTACACCGCGTGGATCGAGAAGATGGCCGACCACCCCAACATTGAGGTGCGCCTGAACACCGACTTCTTCGACGAGTCGCAGCCGCTCAACAAGAAGGACGTCGTCGGCAAGGTGCCCGTCGTCTACACCGGCCCCGTCGACCGCTACTTCGACTACGCCGAGGGCGAGCTGGGCTGGCGCACCCTCGACTTCGAGCAGGAAGTACTGCCCACGGGTGACTTCCAGGGCACGAGCGTGATGAACTACGCGGGCGCCGATGTGCCGTACACGCGCATCCACGAGTTTCGTCACTTCCACCCCGAGCGCGACTACCCGACCGACAAGACGGTCATCATGCGCGAGTTCTCGCGCTTCGCGACCCGCGAAGACGAGCCGTACTACCCGGTAAACACGCCTGAAGACCGCGAGCGCCTGCTGAAGTACCGCGCGCTCACCGATGGTGAAACCGGCGTGTACTTCGGTGGCCGCCTCGGCACCTACCAGTACCTCGATATGCACATGGCCATCGGTTCGGCGCTGTCGATGTACAACAACAAGCTCGAGGGCACGCTCTAA
- a CDS encoding cupin domain-containing protein: protein MSAAQPESGELLPEGQNLAISALTAPVALEAIAEDDIVSGEPQQGFTELGSIAGAEVGIWELRSGVVTDTEVDELFIVLSGEATIEILSGDDAGREVTVRTGDTMRLVGGTRTKWTVGDHIRKVYIAAE from the coding sequence GTGAGCGCCGCACAGCCTGAGTCAGGCGAGCTGCTGCCCGAGGGGCAGAACCTGGCCATCAGCGCGCTGACCGCGCCCGTTGCACTCGAAGCAATCGCCGAGGACGACATCGTCTCGGGCGAACCCCAGCAGGGGTTCACCGAGCTCGGCTCCATCGCGGGCGCCGAGGTGGGCATCTGGGAGCTGCGCTCAGGCGTGGTGACCGACACCGAGGTCGATGAGCTGTTCATCGTGCTCTCGGGTGAGGCCACGATTGAAATTCTGTCGGGCGACGACGCTGGCCGCGAGGTCACCGTGCGCACGGGCGACACGATGCGGCTCGTGGGTGGCACCCGCACGAAGTGGACCGTGGGCGACCACATTCGCAAGGTGTATATCGCAGCAGAATAA